One Carassius gibelio isolate Cgi1373 ecotype wild population from Czech Republic chromosome A7, carGib1.2-hapl.c, whole genome shotgun sequence DNA window includes the following coding sequences:
- the LOC128016866 gene encoding sodium-dependent noradrenaline transporter gives MNNLPEHKLSSVAPLNEFNVEKKEVELILVKEQNGVQYTNSSVVASPSSHGCPSGSDEDVVREIWGKKIDFLLSVVGFAVDLANVWRFPYLCYKNGGGAFLIPYVLFLFIAGMPLFYMELALGQFNREGAATVWKICPIFKGVGYTVIIIALYVGFYYNVIIAWSLYYLFSSLTSELPWLTCNNPWNSPNCTEPQHINGTFLGNRTSYAKNKNTPAAEFYERRVLHIHESKGISDLGLPRWELTLCLILVVFILCFSLWKGVKSSGKVVYVTATMPYVVLLVLLIRGITLPGAMNGIRAYLHVDLKKLNNPQVWIDAATQIFFSLGAGFGVLIAFASYNKFDNNCYRDAIITSTINCITSFFSGFAIFSVLGYMAHHHQVNIKDVATEGAGLVFIIYPEAISTLPGSTFFAIVFFIMLLTLGIDSSMGGMEAVITGLSDDFKILKRNRKLFTFAVAFGTFLIALLCVTNGGIFVLTLLDRYAAGTSILFGVLIEAIGVSWFYGVDRFSEDIERMMGFKPGIYWRVCWKFVSPAFLLLAVIASIVTSGDLRYDDYIFPRWSNMVGWTIALSSMLFVPVYAIYKLLIIPGTFKERIAYAITPEHEYHMVTEGNVRQFKLRHWLSI, from the exons ATGAACAACCTGCCGGAGCACAAACTGTCCTCGGTGGCGCCGCTGAATGAATTTAACGTGGAGAAAAAGGAAGTTGAGCTGATCCTGGTGAAGGAGCAGAATGGGGTCCAGTACACGAACTCTTCTGTCGTGGCCTCTCCGAGCTCCCACGGCTGCCCCTCCGGCTCCGATGAGGATGTAGTCAGGGAGATCTGGGGCAAGAAAATTGACTTTCTGCTCTCTGTCGTGGGCTTCGCTGTGGACCTGGCCAATGTGTGGAGGTTCCCCTACCTGTGTTACAAAAATGGAGGAG GTGCCTTTTTGATCCCATACGTTCTGTTCCTGTTCATTGCTGGGATGCCCCTGTTTTACATGGAACTTGCTTTGGGTCAGTTTAACAGAGAAGGAGCAGCTACAGTTTGGAAGATCTGCCCTATATTTAAAG GTGTTGGCTACACTGTAATCATCATAGCTTTGTACGTGGGCTTCTACTACAATGTCATCATAGCTTGGTCATTGTATTACTTATTCTCCTCATTGACAAGTGAGCTGCCCTGGCTCACGTGTAATAACCCGTGGAACAGCCCCAATTGCACAGAACCACAGCACATCAATGGCACCTTCCTGGGTAACAGAACCTCCTATGCCAAGAACAAGAACACACCCGCTGCAGAGTTCTACGA GCGTAGAGTGCTGCACATTCATGAGAGTAAAGGCATCAGTGACCTGGGTCTTCCTCGCTGGGAGCTCACCCTCTGCCTTATTTTGGTTGTCTTCATCCTTTGCTTCAGCCTGTGGAAGGGAGTCAAATCCTCTGGAaag gtggtGTATGTTACAGCTACTATGCCCTACGTAGTGCTGCTGGTGTTGCTAATTCGAGGCATCACCCTCCCTGGTGCAATGAATGGAATTAGGGCATATCTCCATGTTGACCTAAAGAAGCTCAATAATCCTCAA GTATGGATTGACGCAGCTACTCAGATTTTCTTTTCTCTAGGAGCCGGGTTTGGAGTCCTCATTGCCTTTGCAAGctacaataaatttgacaataaCTGCTACAG GGATGCTATTATAACCAGCACTATAAACTGCATTACCAGTTTCTTCTCAGGGTTTGCCATCTTCTCAGTACTGGGGTATATGGCTCATCATCATCAGGTCAACATAAAGGATGTGGCCACTGAGG GAGCTGGACTGGTGTTTATAATCTACCCAGAAGCAATCTCAACTCTACCTGGATCCACATTTTTTGCAATAGTGTTTTTCATTATGCTTCTGACTCTTGGAATTGACAGTTCT ATGGGTGGCATGGAGGCAGTGATCACTGGTCTGTCAGATGACTTCAAAATCCTGAAGAGGAAtagaaaattatttacatttgctGTAGCATTTGGGACATTCCTAATAGCCCTTCTGTGTGTTACAAAT GGAGGGATCTTTGTGTTGACCCTGTTGGACAGGTATGCTGCAGGGACGTCCATTCTGTTTGGGGTACTGATTGAGGCCATTGGAGTATCTTGGTTCTATG GTGTGGACAGATTTAGTGAGGACATTGAACGCATGATGGGCTTCAAACCAGGGATCTACTGGAGGGTCTGCTGGAAGTTTGTCAGTCCAGCATTCTTACTT CTTGCGGTAATTGCCAGCATTGTTACCTCCGGCGACCTGAGATATGATGACTACATTTTCCCTCGCTGGTCAAATATGGTGGGCTGGACCATAGCCTTGTCCTCCATGCTGTTTGTACCAGTCTACGCCATCTACAAATTGCTTATAATTCCAGGCACCTTCAAGGAG AGAATAGCATACGCCATTACTCCAGAACATGAATATCACATGGTGACAGAGGGTAATGTCAGGCAGTTCAAG CTCAGACATTGGTTATCCATCTGA